A portion of the Lolium rigidum isolate FL_2022 chromosome 1, APGP_CSIRO_Lrig_0.1, whole genome shotgun sequence genome contains these proteins:
- the LOC124708179 gene encoding LOW QUALITY PROTEIN: DNA (cytosine-5)-methyltransferase CMT3-like (The sequence of the model RefSeq protein was modified relative to this genomic sequence to represent the inferred CDS: deleted 1 base in 1 codon; substituted 1 base at 1 genomic stop codon) — MGPPSSLASEPTRASSRKRIPSAKALLEPEPEHQSSGKRPLKMASSANPKAGSAKKKTTKAKATRKKLRTCAKEGDPDGDDICADEPDEEELALAEENELAEQEEEQAAVGPPTRTRRRPVIRRRVAKPRRVQGSGNHDHEFVGEPIPQDEALEAWPTRYQHSRAKVNARAHYRQAKIEDIIYCLNDDVYVKAAEGKTDFLGRIAEFFEGTDSRRYFTCRWFYRPEETVISTMILEKGTDHKHDPMRVFLSEDKDDISLDCILSKIKIVYVDPNLNSRSKAEKLVECQFYYDMSYSEAFSTFANIPSENGPIISDTASKFSGDTVDLGETSAKKATLLDLYSGCGGLSTGLCLGAAXLAGVKLETRWAVDFNEFACKSLKYNHPDTQVRNEKAGDYLVLLKEWAVLCDKYVHNVVHSDSVDPLEDEEEDDGPLGEDEYVVDKVIGICYGGTGKENTIYFKVQWEGYDSDEDSWEPVGNLSDCALKIKEFVQEGHRLKILPLPGDVDVICGGPPCQGISGFNRFRDSNNPLQDEKNRQLITFMDIVEYLKPNYVLMENVVDIVKFAEGYLASYALSRLVSLDYQARLGMMVAGCYGLPQFRMRVFLWGALPTMVLPKYPLPTHKVVWRGGIPISFSQSIVYDETQESTLKEALLLGEAISDLPEIGNHQPNEIMEYGGNPRSDFQQYIKLSRKDMLDYSYEHKVCSEDGKLLDHQPLQLNKDDLARVQQIPKKKGANFRCLRGVRVGEGNKVEFDPEIERVYLDSGKPLVPDYAMSFVGGKSKKPFGRLWKDETVATVVTRAEPHNQVILHPDQDRVLSVRENARLQGFPDYYRMWGPIKQKYIQVGNAVAIPVARALGYSLGQAYKGNSEGLDQALFVLPNSFTSLGQAAVPDVNIPSPVGELVE; from the exons ATGGGGCCGCCGAGCTCTCTGGCCTCCGAGCCCACGCGCGCTTCCTCTCGCAAGAGGATTCCCTCCGCCAAGGCCTTGCTGGAACCGGAGCCCGAGCACCAGAGCAGCGGCAAGCGCCCGCTCAAGATGGCATCGTCCGCCAATCCCAAGGCGGGGTccgcgaagaagaagacgaccaaGGCCAAGGCGACCAGGAAGAAGTTGCGGACATGCGCGAAGGAGGGTGACCCGGACGGCGACGACATTTGCGCCGACGAGCCCGACGAGGAGGAGCTCGCCCTGGCGGAGGAGAATGAGCtggcggagcaggaggaggagcaggcggcggTGGGGCCGCCGACCAGGACGCGGAGGCGGCCGGTGATCAGGAGGCGGGTGGCGAAGCCGAGACGGGTGCAAGGCAGCGGGAACCACGACCATGAGTTCGTCGGCGAGCCAATCCCCCAGGACGAGGCTCTCGAGGCGTGGCCAACGCGATACCAGCACAGCAG GGCGAAAGTGAATGCCCGGGCACACTACCGCCAGGCCAAGATTGAGGATATCATCTACTGCCTCAATGACGATGTCTATGTAAAG GCTGCAGAGGGAAAGACTGATTTTCTCGGCAGGATAGCCGAGTTTTTCGAGGGCACAGACAGCCGTCGGTATTTCACCTGTCGCTGGTTCTACCGCCCAGAGGAAACG GTTATTTCAACAATGATACTAGAAAAAGGTACTGATCACAAGCATGACCCAATGCGTGTATTCCTTTCTGAGGACAAGGATGATATTAGTCTTGATTGTATATTATCAAAGATTAAAATAGTCTACGTTGATCCAAAC TTAAATTCAAGATCCAAGGCTGAGAAGCTTGTAGAGTGTCAGTTTTACTATGACATGTCTTATAGCGAGGCTTTTTCAACTTTTGCCAACATACCATCAG AGAATGGGCCTATAATCAGCGATACGGCATCTAAGTTCTCGGGCGATACTGTCGATTTGGGTGAGACATCAGCTAAGAAAGCAACCCTTCTAGACCTTTACTCTGGTTGCGGCGGGTTGTCAACaggcctttgtttaggtgcagct tAGCTAGCCGGGGTCAAACTTGAGACG AGGTGGGCAGTTGATTTTAATGAGTTTGCCTGCAAAAGTCTGAAGTATAATCACCCTGACACACAG GTTCGAAATGAAAAGGCCGGGGATTACCTTGTACTTCTCAAGGAATGGGCTGTCTTATGTGACAAGTATGTCCATAATGTTGTTCATTCTGATTCAGTCGACCCTttagaggatgaagaggaagatgacggCCCTCTAGGAGAGGATGAGTATGTGGTGGACAAGGTTATTGGAATATGCTATGGTGGCACTGGGAAGGAAAATACTATATACTTTAAG GTGCAATGGGAAGGCTATGATTCTGATGAAGATTCATGGGAGCCGGTGGGGAACCTAAG TGACTGTGCTCTGAAGATTAAAGAATTTGTACAAGAGGGTCACCGGCTGAAAATTTTGCCACTACCG GGCGATGTTGATGTCATATGTGGCGGTCCACCGTGTCAAGGAATCAGCGGGTTTAACCGCTTCCGAGACAGTAATAATCCTCTACAGGACGAGAAAAATCGACAGCTAATTACTTTTATGGACATTGTCGAATATTTAAAGCCAAATTATGTTCTCATGGAAAACGTGGTGGACATAGTAAAATTTGCTGAAGGTTACCTGGCAAGTTATGCATTAAGTCGCTTGGTTTCGCTCGATTATCAAGCACGGCTTGGCATGATGGTGGCAGGTTGTTATGGGCTGCCGCAATTTCGTATGAGAGTTTTCCTTTGGGGAGCTCTTCCAACAATG GTGCTCCCAAAATACCCATTGCCTACCCACAAGGTTGTTTGGCGTGGCGGAATCCCAATTTCCTTCTCCCAAAGCATTGTTTATGATGAAACTCAAGAATCGACGCTGAAGGAAGCTTTGCTACTTGGTGAAGCAATATCAGATTTACCTGAG ATAGGTAATCATCAGCCAAATGAGATAATGGAGTATGGAGGTAATCCTAGGTCTGATTTTCAACAATATATAAAACTTAGTCGGAAAG ATATGCTAGATTATTCCTATGAACACAAGGTTTGTTCTGAGGATGGTAAACTGCTTGATCACCAACCCTTGCAACTAAACAAGGATGATCTTGCACGTGTACAGCAAATCCCCAAGAAAAAAGGCGCAAACTTCCGTTGTCTCAGGGGGGTCAGGGTGGGAGAAGGCAATAAAGTCGAGTTTGATCCTGAAATCGAGCGTGTCTACCTCGATTCAGGAAAGCCTCTG GTCCCTGATTATGCCATGTCTTTTGTTGGGGGAAAATCAAAGAA GCCATTTGGACGTCTTTGGAAGGATGAAACAGTTGCAACGGTTGTGACAAGAGCAGAGCCCCACAACCAG GTTATCTTGCACCCAGATCAAGATAGAGTGTTGTCGGTCCGTGAGAATGCAAGGTTGCAGGGTTTTCCTGATTATTACCGGATGTGGGGTCCTATTAAACAGAA GTACATCCAGGTGGGTAATGCCGTGGCCATTCCCGTCGCTCGGGCATTGGGATACTCTCTTGGTCAGGCATACAAAGGCAATTCAGAAGGGCTTGACCAGGCACTTTTTGTTCTTCCCAACAGCTTCACTTCCTTGGGGCAGGCTGCGGTTCCGGATGTCAACATTCCTTCACCTGTAGGCGAATTGGTAGAGTAG